GTGGAAGCCGGCAGCTTTACCCTGGCAGCCCAGCAGTTGGGGTGCAGCAAGGGCCAGCTCTCCAAACGCATCAGCGCCCTGGAAGCCCGCTACGCCGTGGTACTGCTGCAACGCACCACCCGACGTCTGGACCTGACCGCCGCCGGGGCGGCGCTTCTGCCTCAGGCCCAGGCGCTGGTAGTCCAAGTGGAGCGGGCCCATCAGGCCCTGGCCCGGCTCAAGGACGATATGGCCGGCCCGGTGCGCCTGACGGTTCCGGTGTCCCTGGGAGAGACTTTTTTCGATGGCCTGCTGCTGGAGTTCTCCCGGCACTATCCCCAGGTGCAGATCGAGCTGGACCTGAACAACAGCTACCGCGACCTGACCCGGGAGGGTTTCGATCTGGCCGTGCGCTCGGAGGTGGCCAACGACCAGCGCCTGGTGGCCCGGCCGCTGTTGGCCTGGCATGAAATGACCTGCGCCAGCCCGGCCTACCTGGAGCAATACGGCGAGCCGCGCACGCCTCAGGAGCTGGCCGGGCATCGCTGCCTGCTCAATAGCCATTACAGCGGTCGGGAAG
The DNA window shown above is from Pseudomonas protegens CHA0 and carries:
- a CDS encoding LysR family transcriptional regulator, translated to MSEMDDLAAFAVLVEAGSFTLAAQQLGCSKGQLSKRISALEARYAVVLLQRTTRRLDLTAAGAALLPQAQALVVQVERAHQALARLKDDMAGPVRLTVPVSLGETFFDGLLLEFSRHYPQVQIELDLNNSYRDLTREGFDLAVRSEVANDQRLVARPLLAWHEMTCASPAYLEQYGEPRTPQELAGHRCLLNSHYSGREEWLYHQRHELLRVRVSGPFASNHYNLLKKAALVGAGIARLPSYVLHSELADGRLCWLLRDYQTRSMPMYLVHSYQGGLPKRTQVLADYLMDWFRRSGEALDRL